A single genomic interval of Lentimicrobium saccharophilum harbors:
- a CDS encoding hemolysin family protein, which produces MEILILSLLILLNGFFALSEIALVSSKPERLQQAAKDGSKGAGAAMKLLKNPDSFLSAIQVGITLIGIVTGVYGGMNLADDFTPFFRRVSWMEPYAYEIALTLTVVIITYVSIVFGELVPKTMALSKPEKTAVKVAQVILIFSQLFYPFVKLLSGSTGFINRLLGIRQKEDAITEAELRNMLKTASLVGVIEKEQKIIHDKLFYFSDKRARHFMTHRTEVEWIDLNSSKEDIKKLVTGFRHSKVVCCRGNIDNFAGFFYQREFYRRLNDSPDFNLSEIIVEPAILPESAHSSKVLTTLRQDGDRICFIVNEYGGFEGIITLHDMIESLLGQFPDFEEKDDRDVFQREDGSWLVGGDVPADILTELIENFDVDFEETDYSTVAGFVIDHLGKIPETGDKFSFMGYTIEIMDMDGNRIDKVLISADQQKSD; this is translated from the coding sequence ATGGAAATTCTGATACTTTCGTTACTGATACTGCTCAACGGCTTTTTTGCCCTTTCTGAAATTGCGCTGGTATCAAGCAAGCCTGAGCGGCTGCAGCAGGCTGCTAAGGATGGCAGCAAAGGAGCCGGAGCAGCCATGAAACTGCTGAAAAACCCTGACAGTTTTCTGTCTGCCATACAGGTTGGAATCACCCTGATCGGCATAGTCACCGGCGTATACGGAGGGATGAACCTGGCAGATGATTTCACACCCTTTTTCAGAAGGGTCAGCTGGATGGAACCCTATGCTTATGAAATCGCACTTACCCTCACCGTGGTAATAATAACCTATGTTTCCATCGTCTTCGGTGAACTGGTTCCCAAAACCATGGCCCTCAGCAAACCTGAAAAAACCGCCGTCAAAGTAGCGCAGGTGATTCTGATATTCAGCCAGCTGTTCTATCCTTTCGTAAAGTTGCTCTCCGGATCCACCGGCTTCATCAACCGCTTGCTCGGCATCAGGCAAAAAGAAGACGCAATCACAGAAGCCGAACTCAGAAATATGCTGAAGACTGCCTCCCTGGTTGGAGTGATTGAAAAAGAACAGAAAATTATCCATGACAAACTCTTTTACTTTTCGGACAAAAGGGCCAGACACTTTATGACCCACAGGACCGAAGTGGAATGGATTGACCTGAACAGTTCAAAGGAAGATATAAAAAAGTTGGTTACAGGCTTCAGGCACAGCAAGGTGGTTTGCTGCAGGGGCAATATTGATAATTTCGCCGGATTTTTCTATCAGCGGGAGTTTTACAGGAGGTTAAATGACTCCCCTGATTTTAACCTTTCGGAAATCATCGTTGAACCTGCTATTTTACCGGAATCAGCCCACTCATCAAAAGTCCTGACAACACTCAGGCAGGATGGAGACCGGATTTGTTTCATTGTCAATGAATACGGCGGATTTGAGGGCATTATTACCCTCCACGACATGATTGAAAGCCTCTTGGGGCAGTTTCCCGATTTTGAAGAAAAAGATGACAGGGATGTCTTTCAGCGGGAAGACGGATCCTGGCTGGTTGGCGGTGATGTGCCGGCCGATATATTAACAGAGTTGATTGAGAATTTTGACGTTGATTTTGAAGAAACAGACTATTCAACTGTCGCCGGATTTGTGATTGATCACCTTGGCAAAATTCCGGAAACGGGGGATAAATTTTCTTTTATGGGGTATACCATTGAAATAATGGATATGGATGGTAACCGCATCGACAAGGTGCTGATCTCTGCAGATCAGCAAAAATCAGATTAA
- a CDS encoding DedA family protein, with protein sequence MTEAFADITAWYFEHINYLTITLLMIIESSFIPFPSEVIIPPAAYKAAAGELNIFLVVFFATLGALLGALFNYYFALWLGRSVIYSLANTRLARMFIIQPSSIRKAEDYFIRHGKSSTFIGRLIPAIRQLISIPAGLARMPLKSFIIYTTAGALLWNIILATLGYYFPEELMERYYHEINIAMITAGILFVAYLVYQGVFGKTVKNVIPE encoded by the coding sequence ATGACAGAAGCATTTGCCGATATCACTGCCTGGTATTTTGAGCATATCAACTATCTGACCATCACCCTGCTGATGATCATTGAAAGTTCATTTATCCCGTTTCCTTCAGAGGTAATTATACCGCCTGCGGCTTATAAGGCTGCTGCAGGTGAGCTGAATATTTTTCTGGTGGTATTTTTTGCCACCCTGGGCGCATTGCTGGGGGCCCTGTTTAATTATTATTTTGCTTTATGGCTGGGCCGTTCGGTAATCTATTCCCTTGCCAACACCAGGTTGGCGCGCATGTTTATAATTCAGCCGTCTTCCATCCGCAAGGCAGAAGACTACTTTATCCGGCACGGGAAATCCTCAACCTTTATCGGAAGACTTATCCCAGCCATACGGCAGTTGATTTCGATTCCTGCCGGCCTTGCCCGTATGCCGCTGAAAAGCTTCATTATTTATACCACAGCCGGCGCGTTACTCTGGAACATTATTCTTGCCACCCTGGGCTATTATTTTCCTGAAGAACTGATGGAGCGCTATTATCATGAAATAAATATTGCCATGATAACAGCCGGAATATTGTTCGTGGCATATCTGGTTTATCAGGGCGTTTTTGGGAAAACGGTTAAGAACGTTATACCGGAATAG
- a CDS encoding carboxypeptidase regulatory-like domain-containing protein — protein sequence MRKFTLSLTLAAFMLSMLSLSGYGQQAIFGKSSHPVRNASTRNGGVIYDQLFPLGWNYLVSQQFTDPGNVNNTSIAADDFTVPEGESWDIRYIDVAGQYFQWTGVPVTAFNIYFYADNNGVPGTAIHSFENFTDYNEILLDEENYSYKYEFMLPAVIPFTSGVYWVGVQAVADYNVSNQWGWYNHGGTTIGNEYHWKNPGDGFGTGNTDWTAASMMSWSDFNLAFSLYGDGLDNDLSLTAIIQPNTSATLTATEQIVVSLKNEGNAVETGFDVSYSINGGTPVVESAAAMTLAPNEIGQYTFTTTADLSAAGLYEITASVTQAGDPVAGNNTASKTVYNLGTVYPMPSTGTQTITSCGATFTDAGGLDGDIGMNDDAVTTIYPANAGDRVRLTFLEFNASYGGFTIYDGATTDAPVIGSWMGTDGPGIITALNSDGALTIHFMGPGWETTSGWVAFISCVTPVEDDFAIQDLHSSLSTVFQNSTTELSAKIQNYGSMAQEKTVTFKANGVVIGTQPTGMLNPADTVRVSIPWTPAEVGDYTIEASVPEDDGAEPDNALSFDTYVYAFDAFFEDFETGNFPPENWINGVYWGSGYYGYSGNSSAMSMVPAGYADTLVTTRLDISENASFSFYAVSSMWWPGNLSILWKEEGTSEWIYIQNPALNIMQFTRYEVDMSAFAGQTGRIGFMVNVSDPYAFSGQVTLDYILGQNISVHFDEFDLKVTAFSGNNLYRLGEASDFTLTIRNSGLETVPANDYRVKLLRGTENPTEVFSVSGLEIAYGQELTYDLSYTFAEIGEYEIYAEIEYLQDQYMDNNLSAVLMLSGIPAASEVVRVGESIGYTTYAGPIDLSFNHSLYETLYLNDEIENEGVIFGIAYDYSFLLPETDVPVRIWIGSTTMEELPEWIPAGELELVFDGHLNFIPGEQTIYIPFQTPFNYNDTSMNLVVMVEKIDDHTNINQGFSTYSGMVSSSKYTAGYTNPPDPYSPPGAGTSNINPVISFVFNGNLGAAAGTVTDPDGAPIEGASVTVEQLNIVTHTDADGMYELPYIPAGTYPATADKFGFTAVTHPLQVTLSNTTTLDFVMGELALVNISGTVSGIDNPGTGIENAAITLSGYNTYSAMTGTNGEFLLENVYSQNTYQISISADGYATYTAPVVVTDSDIDLGEIVLSEAMLIPYLVSAEPVTGSMEVTWNTPTSAAQHTLVFEDGIHEQGWAGETGEEVWLGNYIPFEEPATITGFDIYWAKYSPLTTAQPMRLDIFDEDYNLIVSSGEFMSGLDAWIHVPVPNITLEGDHYAMVYWNGTPAQSSYLGWDSSNVVTEYARYKYPGGDIAPLSGIVGGMGTFLIRPQVMTDATSQMQGRALTGYNISFGRLTDIANAATWPLLNAETLDVTTFNDTTWPPDENDMYVYAVTAFYTTGESAFSFSNVINYVGVGTGIVETGSVVIYPNPASESVTISNCNGANVLLFTMDGSLKLQARITGDSHRLNLNNVASGTYLLVIQTGDGIKQQKLIVK from the coding sequence ATGAGAAAGTTTACTTTATCCTTAACACTGGCAGCATTCATGTTGTCAATGCTGTCGTTGTCAGGATATGGCCAGCAGGCCATTTTTGGCAAAAGCAGCCATCCCGTGCGCAACGCCTCAACCCGGAACGGCGGAGTAATTTACGACCAGTTATTCCCTCTGGGTTGGAATTACCTGGTAAGTCAGCAATTCACAGACCCGGGAAATGTCAACAATACCTCTATTGCGGCTGATGATTTTACCGTTCCGGAAGGTGAATCCTGGGATATCCGATACATTGATGTAGCCGGTCAGTATTTTCAATGGACCGGGGTCCCGGTTACTGCATTCAATATTTATTTTTATGCAGACAACAACGGCGTTCCGGGAACTGCCATACACTCCTTTGAGAATTTCACCGATTACAATGAGATTCTTCTTGATGAAGAAAATTACAGCTACAAATACGAATTTATGCTTCCTGCAGTGATTCCATTCACTTCAGGAGTTTACTGGGTAGGCGTCCAGGCTGTGGCTGACTACAACGTTTCCAATCAATGGGGATGGTACAATCATGGGGGTACAACCATTGGAAATGAGTACCACTGGAAAAATCCCGGCGATGGATTCGGGACCGGTAACACTGACTGGACCGCAGCATCAATGATGTCATGGTCTGATTTTAACCTGGCCTTTTCACTTTACGGCGACGGACTTGACAACGACTTATCCCTGACCGCCATCATTCAGCCAAATACGTCGGCAACTTTAACAGCCACTGAGCAGATTGTTGTTTCGCTCAAAAATGAAGGAAATGCTGTTGAAACAGGTTTTGATGTCAGCTATAGCATCAACGGAGGTACACCGGTTGTCGAAAGTGCCGCTGCAATGACGCTGGCCCCCAACGAAATTGGTCAGTACACATTTACCACCACTGCTGACCTGTCTGCCGCAGGGTTATATGAGATCACTGCCTCGGTTACACAGGCCGGCGATCCGGTTGCAGGCAACAATACAGCTTCAAAAACAGTCTACAATCTTGGTACCGTCTATCCGATGCCATCCACCGGAACCCAAACCATTACCTCCTGCGGTGCAACATTTACCGATGCCGGGGGACTCGACGGGGATATCGGAATGAATGACGATGCGGTTACCACGATTTATCCGGCCAATGCCGGCGACAGGGTAAGACTCACCTTCCTGGAATTTAACGCCAGTTATGGTGGTTTTACCATCTACGACGGAGCTACAACAGATGCTCCGGTGATCGGAAGCTGGATGGGAACCGATGGTCCCGGGATCATCACCGCACTTAACAGTGATGGCGCCCTTACCATTCATTTTATGGGACCCGGATGGGAAACCACTTCCGGATGGGTAGCCTTTATTTCATGTGTTACCCCGGTTGAGGATGATTTTGCAATCCAGGATCTCCACAGCAGTCTCTCTACGGTTTTCCAGAACAGTACCACGGAGCTGTCAGCCAAAATCCAGAATTACGGATCAATGGCCCAGGAGAAAACGGTAACTTTCAAAGCCAACGGAGTTGTCATCGGTACACAACCCACAGGTATGCTTAATCCCGCTGATACGGTGAGAGTAAGTATTCCATGGACACCCGCTGAAGTTGGTGATTATACCATCGAAGCTTCGGTCCCCGAAGATGATGGAGCCGAACCGGACAACGCGCTCTCTTTCGACACGTATGTTTACGCTTTTGATGCCTTTTTCGAAGATTTTGAAACAGGAAATTTCCCTCCCGAAAACTGGATAAACGGCGTTTACTGGGGCTCAGGTTACTATGGATACAGCGGCAACAGCAGCGCCATGTCCATGGTTCCGGCCGGATATGCCGACACACTGGTAACCACCCGTCTGGATATCTCCGAAAATGCATCATTTTCATTTTATGCCGTTTCAAGTATGTGGTGGCCCGGAAATCTGAGTATTCTCTGGAAGGAAGAAGGTACTTCCGAATGGATTTATATTCAGAACCCTGCTTTGAATATCATGCAGTTCACGCGATATGAAGTTGATATGTCTGCCTTTGCAGGACAAACGGGGAGAATCGGATTCATGGTCAATGTTTCAGATCCTTACGCATTCTCAGGACAGGTAACTCTTGATTATATACTTGGACAGAATATTTCGGTTCATTTTGATGAATTTGATCTGAAAGTAACCGCATTCAGCGGAAATAACCTCTACAGGCTGGGCGAAGCATCTGACTTTACGCTTACTATCCGTAACAGCGGCCTTGAGACTGTGCCGGCCAATGATTACAGGGTGAAATTGCTCAGAGGTACTGAAAATCCGACAGAGGTATTCTCGGTTTCCGGACTTGAAATTGCCTACGGACAAGAACTTACTTACGATCTTTCTTATACTTTCGCCGAAATCGGTGAATATGAAATCTATGCTGAGATTGAATATCTGCAGGATCAGTATATGGACAATAACCTCAGCGCCGTTCTGATGCTTTCAGGTATCCCTGCCGCATCTGAAGTGGTCAGAGTTGGCGAGTCAATCGGATATACAACGTATGCCGGCCCGATAGATCTTTCATTCAATCATTCATTGTATGAAACACTTTATCTCAACGACGAAATTGAAAATGAGGGTGTAATCTTCGGAATTGCTTACGATTATTCATTCCTCCTTCCCGAGACCGATGTACCGGTTCGTATATGGATAGGATCCACAACCATGGAAGAGTTGCCTGAGTGGATTCCTGCAGGCGAACTTGAGCTTGTTTTTGACGGTCATCTGAATTTTATTCCCGGGGAGCAAACAATCTATATCCCTTTCCAGACACCATTCAATTACAATGACACCTCCATGAATCTGGTAGTCATGGTTGAAAAAATTGATGATCATACCAATATTAACCAGGGGTTCAGCACTTACAGCGGAATGGTATCATCCTCCAAATATACAGCCGGCTATACCAATCCTCCCGATCCGTATTCACCTCCCGGGGCAGGAACTTCAAATATCAATCCGGTAATCAGTTTTGTATTTAACGGTAATCTCGGCGCAGCCGCAGGTACTGTAACCGACCCCGACGGCGCTCCCATCGAAGGCGCTTCAGTAACGGTAGAACAGCTGAATATTGTCACGCATACCGATGCTGACGGAATGTACGAACTGCCTTATATCCCGGCCGGAACTTATCCTGCAACCGCTGATAAATTCGGCTTTACCGCTGTTACCCACCCGCTTCAGGTAACCCTGAGCAATACCACTACCCTCGATTTTGTGATGGGAGAACTGGCCCTCGTAAATATCTCAGGCACAGTTTCAGGCATTGATAATCCGGGAACTGGAATTGAAAATGCAGCAATCACACTTTCCGGTTACAATACATATTCCGCAATGACAGGCACTAACGGGGAATTTCTGCTCGAAAATGTTTACAGCCAGAATACCTATCAGATCAGCATTTCGGCAGATGGTTATGCAACCTATACGGCACCTGTCGTGGTAACAGATTCAGATATTGATCTTGGCGAAATCGTGCTTAGTGAAGCCATGCTGATCCCATACCTCGTATCGGCTGAACCCGTGACCGGCAGCATGGAAGTAACCTGGAATACCCCCACTTCCGCAGCGCAGCATACCTTGGTTTTTGAAGATGGCATCCATGAACAGGGCTGGGCAGGTGAAACCGGAGAAGAAGTATGGCTCGGGAACTACATCCCGTTTGAAGAGCCTGCAACAATTACCGGTTTTGATATTTACTGGGCTAAATACTCACCCCTGACCACCGCTCAACCGATGAGGCTGGATATATTTGATGAAGATTACAACCTGATTGTAAGCAGCGGGGAATTTATGTCAGGACTGGATGCATGGATTCACGTGCCGGTGCCAAACATCACCCTTGAAGGTGATCATTACGCTATGGTTTACTGGAATGGCACCCCGGCCCAGTCAAGTTACCTCGGATGGGATTCATCCAATGTGGTTACAGAGTATGCCCGCTATAAATACCCGGGCGGAGATATTGCTCCATTATCAGGAATTGTCGGTGGAATGGGAACCTTCCTGATCCGGCCGCAGGTGATGACAGATGCCACATCTCAAATGCAGGGAAGGGCATTAACGGGCTATAACATCAGTTTTGGCAGACTTACGGATATTGCCAATGCTGCAACCTGGCCCCTGCTCAATGCTGAAACCCTTGATGTAACTACCTTTAACGACACCACCTGGCCGCCCGATGAAAATGATATGTATGTTTATGCTGTAACAGCATTCTATACAACCGGCGAATCCGCGTTCTCATTCTCCAACGTGATCAATTACGTCGGCGTCGGCACCGGAATTGTTGAAACAGGCAGCGTGGTAATTTATCCCAACCCGGCATCGGAAAGTGTAACCATCAGCAACTGCAACGGAGCAAATGTGTTGCTCTTCACCATGGATGGCTCCCTGAAACTGCAGGCACGCATTACCGGTGACAGCCACCGTCTCAACCTGAATAACGTCGCCAGCGGAACATATCTGCTTGTGATTCAGACCGGGGATGGAATCAAACAACAAAAACTGATAGTAAAATAA
- a CDS encoding head GIN domain-containing protein, with the protein MKTLNYLRLLPLITLALFLTSCEGDGWNNIRGTGPVYSETRVVPVHRDISVAIPADVYIVQSPVRDLTIEAQANVLDAIETYVSGNELKIKLENGAGLGRHETIKIYISSAFYNNIRLSGSVNLYAETPIVTDAFDVNISGSGSVDAEVFANTVRASISGSGKISLAGTTITENFTVSGSGDIYAFGLLSETADISISGTGNTEVSVAEYLKASISGSASIYYRGFPDVDSRISGSGKVVRVN; encoded by the coding sequence ATGAAAACGTTAAATTACCTCCGCTTACTGCCCTTAATTACGCTGGCCCTATTTCTGACTTCCTGTGAAGGAGATGGATGGAACAATATCCGCGGAACAGGTCCTGTATATAGCGAAACCCGCGTTGTACCAGTGCACCGGGATATTTCGGTAGCCATCCCCGCCGATGTTTACATTGTGCAAAGCCCTGTGCGTGACCTTACCATCGAAGCCCAGGCAAACGTGCTTGATGCCATTGAAACTTACGTCAGCGGCAATGAACTGAAAATAAAGCTGGAAAATGGCGCCGGTCTCGGTCGCCACGAAACCATTAAGATTTACATCTCCTCTGCCTTCTATAACAACATCCGTTTATCGGGCTCAGTAAACCTTTATGCTGAAACCCCAATTGTAACAGACGCTTTTGATGTCAACATCTCAGGATCAGGGAGTGTTGATGCTGAAGTATTTGCCAATACGGTAAGGGCTTCCATATCGGGAAGCGGTAAAATTTCACTGGCAGGGACCACCATCACTGAAAACTTCACCGTTTCGGGTTCTGGAGATATATACGCTTTCGGTCTGCTCAGCGAAACCGCCGATATCAGCATCAGCGGTACCGGTAATACGGAAGTTAGTGTGGCTGAGTATCTGAAAGCAAGCATCAGCGGAAGTGCCAGTATTTACTACAGGGGATTCCCGGATGTCGACAGCCGGATTTCAGGATCGGGCAAGGTTGTGCGTGTAAACTGA
- a CDS encoding inorganic phosphate transporter — translation MESIYFIFIIILFLLAISDLIVGVSNDAVNFLNSAVGSRAATFRIIMLIAATGVLMGTVFSGGMMEIARSGVFYPEKFSFAHIMLIFLAVMITDVILLDTFNTIGFPTSTTVSLVFELLGAAVAIAVIQISQGDQAGMLGDYINSGKAFAIISGILVSVIIAFTSGTIIQFITRLIFSFDYEKKLKYLGGLFGGVAITTIVYFILIKGAKDAAFMTESTYTWIKTNSFQILLYCFSGITAILYLLNILFHVNILRIVVLVGTFALAMAFAGNDLVNFIGVPLAGYESYLTFINTPGADPGTFGMGALNGAVKTPMMFLLLSGVIMVITLYTSRKARTVIMTEVNLSRQDEGEERFGSTALSRGIVRASLRVNDLISAILPVSTQAWMAKRFTPLPRKKKDKNQPAFDLLRASVNLVASSALIALGTSLKLPLSTTYVTFMVAMGTSLSDGAWDRESAVFRITGVFSVIGGWFFTAISAFTIAFLLATAFYFGGSIAIIVMIGIAVYMAYRTHRFHLRKEETGKAIHHAEETVDAGNLKEFCLNNTAVIFSKTKEYYNQVVTGLGSGDVHQLKSLRRQTGALQKEVRSQRKIVSQVLRGTGEEEAETAYQAIKIQDNLLEIINCLNLISGAAYNHLVNHHKPLNAEQISDLHLLGQRFALILTGIENLIAQHPLIYPDSIMQDKAEIQNFIEDISRNEVNRIREEMTGNRSSILFMNLLQETRNLVYFSFQVLQSIGGNNLKEK, via the coding sequence ATGGAGAGCATTTATTTCATTTTTATCATTATTCTGTTCCTGCTGGCGATTTCCGACCTGATCGTCGGTGTAAGCAACGACGCGGTGAATTTTCTGAATTCGGCAGTCGGTTCCCGTGCGGCAACGTTCAGGATTATCATGCTGATCGCGGCCACCGGGGTGCTGATGGGAACGGTTTTTTCGGGCGGGATGATGGAAATTGCCCGGAGTGGCGTTTTCTATCCTGAGAAGTTTTCCTTTGCGCACATTATGCTTATTTTTCTCGCTGTAATGATTACGGACGTAATCCTGCTCGACACATTCAATACAATAGGCTTTCCCACATCCACCACGGTTTCTCTGGTGTTTGAGCTGCTGGGCGCCGCCGTGGCCATTGCAGTGATTCAGATTTCCCAGGGGGATCAGGCCGGTATGCTCGGGGATTACATAAATTCGGGTAAAGCCTTTGCCATTATTTCCGGCATTCTGGTATCCGTGATCATTGCCTTTACTTCAGGTACTATTATTCAGTTTATCACCAGACTGATTTTTTCCTTTGATTATGAAAAAAAGCTAAAGTATCTGGGCGGGCTTTTCGGAGGCGTTGCGATTACAACCATTGTTTATTTCATTTTAATAAAGGGAGCGAAAGATGCCGCTTTTATGACCGAAAGCACTTATACGTGGATCAAAACGAACAGTTTTCAGATCCTTTTGTATTGCTTTTCAGGGATTACTGCAATATTGTATTTGTTAAACATATTATTCCATGTTAATATCTTAAGGATTGTTGTATTGGTGGGAACATTTGCGCTGGCTATGGCTTTCGCGGGGAACGACCTGGTAAATTTCATCGGAGTGCCACTGGCCGGGTATGAATCGTATCTCACCTTTATCAACACACCGGGAGCTGATCCTGGTACATTCGGTATGGGAGCGCTGAACGGGGCTGTGAAGACACCGATGATGTTCCTGTTGTTATCCGGGGTCATCATGGTAATTACACTCTATACATCCAGGAAGGCCCGTACCGTGATCATGACCGAGGTCAATCTCAGCCGGCAGGATGAAGGAGAGGAGCGTTTCGGATCTACAGCTTTATCCAGGGGCATTGTAAGGGCTTCGCTCAGGGTGAATGACCTGATTTCGGCTATTTTACCTGTAAGTACACAAGCCTGGATGGCAAAAAGATTTACACCGCTTCCGCGGAAGAAAAAGGATAAAAATCAACCGGCTTTTGATCTGCTCAGGGCTTCGGTGAACCTGGTTGCATCCAGTGCCCTGATCGCGCTCGGCACATCATTAAAACTCCCGCTTTCAACCACTTATGTAACTTTTATGGTTGCAATGGGAACCAGTCTTTCGGATGGAGCCTGGGACAGGGAAAGTGCTGTATTCCGGATTACCGGGGTGTTTTCGGTAATAGGGGGATGGTTTTTTACAGCCATTTCCGCTTTTACGATTGCATTTCTGCTGGCTACGGCGTTTTATTTCGGAGGATCTATTGCCATTATAGTAATGATTGGGATTGCGGTTTACATGGCATATCGCACACACAGGTTCCACCTCAGAAAAGAGGAAACCGGAAAAGCAATTCATCATGCGGAAGAAACTGTGGATGCTGGAAACCTGAAAGAATTTTGCCTGAATAATACGGCTGTTATATTTTCGAAAACAAAAGAATATTATAATCAGGTGGTTACAGGCCTTGGCTCAGGAGATGTGCATCAGTTGAAATCATTGAGAAGGCAAACCGGGGCTTTGCAGAAAGAGGTAAGGTCACAGAGAAAGATTGTTTCTCAGGTACTCAGGGGAACTGGGGAGGAGGAGGCTGAGACGGCTTATCAGGCCATCAAGATTCAGGATAACCTGCTTGAAATCATCAATTGCCTGAACCTGATTTCGGGCGCCGCATACAATCATCTGGTCAATCATCACAAGCCCCTGAATGCAGAACAGATTTCCGACCTTCATCTGCTCGGTCAGCGGTTTGCCCTGATATTAACCGGCATTGAAAATTTGATTGCTCAGCATCCTTTGATTTATCCGGATTCCATCATGCAGGACAAGGCTGAAATACAAAATTTCATTGAAGACATCAGCCGGAATGAGGTAAACAGGATCCGTGAAGAAATGACTGGAAACAGAAGCAGTATCTTGTTTATGAATCTGCTGCAGGAAACCAGAAACCTTGTTTATTTTTCATTTCAGGTATTGCAGAGCATTGGCGGCAATAATCTGAAAGAAAAATAG
- a CDS encoding calcium/sodium antiporter — translation MTLQILFLLAGFVILIKGADWLVSGASSLARKYGIPDLVIGLTIVAFGTSAPELVVSVFAAVQNHQDIVFANVIGSNFFNLFAILGIAGLITPLAVQSSTVWKEIPFSLLALIVIFLLGNEFLAGGFKLISRVDALILLLFFCLFLLYIYRQMKADVSDAVVPDRHLSGTKIGLFIILGLGGLILGGRIVVNNAIELADAFGVSEKIIGLTIVAAGTSLPELATSVVAAYRKNNDIAVGNIIGSNIFNIFLILGVSALIRPIKYNISFNTDICLVAAGTIFLFMAMFLGGKRKLDRWEAGLLLIAYIAYTVFLINREI, via the coding sequence ATGACCCTTCAGATATTATTCCTGCTCGCCGGTTTTGTCATACTGATTAAAGGTGCTGACTGGCTGGTTTCAGGCGCTTCATCCCTTGCAAGAAAGTATGGGATTCCGGACCTGGTTATTGGCCTGACCATTGTCGCATTCGGCACTTCAGCGCCCGAACTGGTGGTGAGCGTTTTTGCTGCTGTGCAAAACCATCAGGACATCGTGTTTGCCAATGTAATTGGCAGCAACTTTTTCAATCTTTTTGCCATACTGGGCATTGCCGGACTCATCACCCCGCTTGCGGTGCAATCCAGCACAGTGTGGAAAGAAATTCCCTTCTCCCTGCTGGCACTCATCGTCATTTTTCTTTTGGGAAATGAATTTCTCGCCGGGGGTTTTAAACTAATCTCACGGGTTGATGCCTTAATCCTGCTGTTATTTTTCTGTCTTTTCCTTTTGTATATCTACAGACAAATGAAAGCGGATGTTTCCGATGCCGTGGTACCCGACAGGCACCTGTCCGGAACGAAAATAGGCCTGTTTATCATCCTCGGGCTTGGCGGATTGATCCTTGGCGGCCGGATTGTGGTGAACAATGCCATAGAACTGGCTGATGCATTCGGGGTCAGCGAAAAAATCATCGGCCTTACCATAGTGGCTGCAGGTACTTCACTGCCCGAACTGGCTACTTCGGTAGTTGCGGCATACCGCAAGAACAATGATATTGCAGTAGGAAACATTATCGGATCAAACATCTTCAATATCTTCCTCATCCTTGGGGTCAGCGCGCTGATCAGGCCAATCAAATACAATATAAGTTTCAACACCGACATCTGCCTGGTTGCTGCAGGCACTATATTCCTTTTCATGGCCATGTTTCTGGGCGGCAAAAGAAAACTTGACCGCTGGGAAGCGGGGCTGTTGCTGATCGCTTATATTGCTTACACAGTATTTCTGATAAACAGGGAGATATAA